AGGGGAAAATTTGCTATTAAACCACACCCAGAACCATTTCTCATTTCTACTATTATAGCTTAGATTCATTTGACAGATGACCTATTCCATACCCATCCAAATCTAtgctcttttgaatttttccggTCTCTGCATGACCATATATACTTTTGTATTTAACATGTGCCCTGgagtttttatgtttatttgataGCTGCAGAGGATTTTGTGGGCTGGCAGGTCACTGTAATTTTTAAGGGCTCaaagtacatatatgtatatatatgtgcaaCTTTTATTTGCACTTAAGCAATCTGTGTAGCCAAAATATTTATGAACTCGAAAGCTTCTCCTATCATCATGGACCCTGGCTAGTCTGGAATCCTAGCTTCTACTAACCAGGAAGCCAAAATATTTTATGCGGTTTCATCTTTCTTCTTTAACCTCTTTCTTCCTATCGGGGATACCCCTGCCAGCTTCTGCCTTCAAACTTAATTTCAGTGATGCTTTCAACTCTTTTCCTCCCATTCTAAATGTGGCGCTCCCTGCTGAGTTCCTTGCTGTCCGATAAGGCTCAAGAGCTACCTTCTTCATTGGGCCTTTGCTGGACAGTGAAGTGAAATGGGACATCTACAACAAGCCTGTATCCTTCTTCAACATGCCAGATATTTCAAAGTTCAGGATGGAGAAACAAATGAGGTTGTAGATTGATTGTCTAAAGTCGGCATTTCTGCTCCAGGCTCCTTGTGGACTGAAAAGTTCTCATGAGTTGTTATCCTTTGTTTCTACTGTCCCTTGTCCTTGTATTTTTCAACGTTCTGTAGATATTAATAATTATGCTCTGCCTTTCTTATCAAAAAAGATGTTCACGAACACTTTCTCAGGAGGGAAGGGTTTCTGATGCACTTGATGGATACAATGTATTGATTTGTTGGGGTGCTTTCCATGAATCAGCATTTTTTTCAAGTTCTGTTGCAGTAACCTTTAAGGTTATCTATGGACATTTTGATATAATCGGCATTTTCATATGACCTCTTAGTAGGATGTTTTCAGCCTACTGATATAACTGGACCGAGCTCCAGGATGAAGGTATAGGAATTTCTATGCTGGTATCTGAATGTGCTGTCCGTGTTGCCCTTGCATGATATTATACGTGGCACAGGAATGTTTTCTAAGAAAGATATGCATGGGTGATTAGGGATCCAagtgaaatctatattcttattGTGATAATTGACTTCTACTTAGGTACATTGATTGGTGCATTTGGATTCTCCAGGCTCATGGGTTGTTGCATGTGGACTGTAGCAGCTCATCCATCACCAAATTGTTGCATGTGGACTGCCTGCTGGATGAGCAACGTAAGTTCTAGCTGAATTTTTGGGGATGTCTAGTTGAACTAGCATGTTTCTCTATAATATTAGTGGTCAAATTTATGGGTTTTGTTTGTTATTCTGTCAAAAAGATATAATCTCATCCACTGCCATTTGAGCCGACCTTTTGCTCAAAAAGATATGAGATCTCCTACCTGAACTAGCGTCTGATCTGTCAAATGAGTATACAAAAGTAAAATTGATGTCTCGGTGACCAAAACAAGAAAACAATGGTTTTGGTTTATTAGAACcatcaaaatattatttcagCTTGGGGGAACCCTGTTCTTTTTCTCGGGATCCCCCAAGTGAAGATAGGGAACAAAGTAACTGCACCAAGgatccatttggattcatgaaccTAACATCCCATATGATTCATGGGTTAGATTAATACAAATAGGAAATATGAGcttagattaaattcttaaaaTAATTGTCCTCCACATGCGGTGCAAAGAAATGTACCATTTCATCGAATCGTGCCATGTAGTGCaattaataagaaaataaatatttaatatagtttattttttttttcaatttttttgattaaaatattttttttaatattataatattttattattttttttataaaatgtaATAGAATGtcgtagaatatcataatattattatgatatcttgttaatttttatgacattttaataattatttataaaatataataaaatattaaaagattGCAACAAGAGATCATAACATTATTATGATGTCTTATTAGCTTTTTATGACATCTCGATAATTATCGATAGAATACAACAGGATGTCATGAGATTGTGATAtgatgtcataataatattatgatgtcCCGTTAGCTTTTTAGAACGtcctattaattttttatgacattTCAATAACTATCTATAAAATTCAATAACTATCTATAGAATTCAAAAAAATGTTATAAGATTGcaacatgatgtcataatattattttaaaatcatattaattttatAGAATCCAAAAAAATGTTATAAGATTGCAatatgatgtcataatattattctaaaatcatattaattttttataatatcttgaTAACTACTTATAGGATGCAATAGGATATAGAGCTAACTACTTATAGGATGCAATAGGATATAGAGCTAGAAATGGACCGGCTATACTTTTGTCTGAAtccaatctaaaatttttttgagctccgAGTCAgatttagatccaaaatttttgaAGATCTCGGATTCGAGCCTAATCCCAATTCAATTGGGCCAGTCTAATCAGATATTCAGCAGCTCTCTTCCCTCGCTTAAACTCCTCTGCCCTAAACTCCGACTCCTCTGCCTCCCTCTCTCCGTGGCTCCTCACCCTCGGTTCCCCTCTCGAGGAAGGTGGGGGTGTGCTGGAGGTCCAACATCTCACCACGGGATCCAGGAGCAGTAGTACATGTCGGTATCAGGGACAATAGGAGGCGGAGCGGCAATATCGGCGGTGCTGAAAGCTCGGCGACAGGTGGGGCAGTGGACGGAGCAGTTCTAGGCGCGGGCGTACTGGTGGAGATGGTAGCAGAATGTGCATGCTGTCCAGAAGGCGGCAGCCATGGGGTCGCCGGCGGCGGCGGAGGCAGCGATGTGGATCTTGGCATCGAAGAGGGACTTCTTGGAGGGGTCGGAGAGGACATCGGAAACGAAGCGGAAGGCGACATCCGCATCGAGGGAGAGGATTGCGGGTGAGGCAACGGTAGGCTAGCTTGATAGCGGAGGGGTCGGGGGAGGCGGAGAGCTGGAGGATGGCGTACCAATCGACGTAGTTGTTGACGCGACATTGGGAGGCGAGGAGGACGTTGGTGACAATGAGGATGTCGTCGATGAGGGGGTCCGCCTCCATCGCCCGCTCCGCGAACCGCTTGCTCCCCACGAAGTCCCGCACCGTGAGGAGCTTCTCCGCTATCACCGGACACCGCTCCACCTTTGCCCAGCCGTCGGGATCCATGGCTTCTTCCAGCTCTCTCCGATGGTGCGGCGAAAGGAGGAGAAAATAGGATATGCGTTGGAGAGGGGTCATTCACCGTGGCATGTTATCCACCATGGGGGATACAGGGCAACATGGCGTATTATTCACCATGGGATTTAGCGCACAATTGGCCTCCTAATCGGGCTAGACTTCGAATTCGGATCTTGATCGGGCCAAGGTATACACGAGCCCGGCTCAAAAGACAAGCAGATCAAAAATTAGGCTCAAATCTGATCTAAATTATTTTGAGCCTAGTCCGAAGTCCAATCAGAAATTATGTCGATCCGAGCCCAGTTTCATCCCTAACAGGATATCATAGAATTGCAGTAGaacatcataatattattataatgccCTATTAACTTTTTATGACATCCCGATAATTATCCGCAACAGCATGTCATTGACTTGCaaaaagatatcataatattgttatgacatcctattaattttttaaataaattacagAAATACGCTCTTCACTTTAACTCAATTTTACTTACACCTCCTGTACTTTAACAAGTGTCAAACTAATCCTTCTAATTATCGATATATTTCAATGTGATTCAgccattattttattaataaatgatGTTAGATTTCTTTCTCAACagatgaaaatgccttttattcaTGGATGGATTTAGAGGAAGAAcaagatgagaagaaaaaatagatgaaaagaaagaggaggagggGAGAATGGTCACGGGTAAAAAATGGATTAGAAAAGAAGAACAAAGATAAAAAGGAGAAGTGgatgggaggaagaagagaaaaaatgatTATCGACAGAAAAGGATGGAGGTGAAAGGGCCATTGTGAAGGAGAAGGCTTATAGACGGtttggagaaaaagaagaatgaaAAGATGAAATGGATGAGGAAGAAAAGAAGGTGAAGGGAGCCGTCATGACGGAAGAAAAATAAGTGAGGAGGAAGGGGAGAGAAGAATTTTTTTGCCTATGAGAAGAGACGGACTTAGAGGggccatgtcaagagatagactCATTAGTTGGTTtggaagagaaagaaaataagGAGGGGAAGGAGGGGAGAGAGATCGGCGATAGAGCTATTAAAATGGATCGGCCTGACCCTAACCTACATGGGCTATGATTATTGGGGCTGGGCTGGCTTGGCCCACTTGTTAAAAGAGGCCATAAAAACCCAACCTGGCCCGAGCCCATGGGGCTGTGGGTTAGGGTCGGGCCAGCacacttttttttcctttctttttctaggGTCGGAGTCCGCTGGAAAGTTGTACCGCTCCCCTATCGCTGTCGGCTGTCATCGCCCAACGTCGCATGCCGCCTGTCACCGCTCGGCGCCGCTACTTCTCTAGTCCGAGATCATTGGGAGAACCGTCAAGAGGAGGGAGGGGCGTCGTGGACCGCCGAGAGGATTGAGGAGGGAGGGGCGGCGATACGTCGAGGAGAATGAGGGGGACGGgccgagaggaggagagaggaCCGTCGGGGACCAAGAGAAAAAGGGAAGGGGGTTCTTGCAGCAAGGATTGAAAGGGGAGTTGGGGAGTGTGCGGGGATTGTCGGAGAGGAGGGGGCGGGCCGTGAGGAGAGAGGACCGTCAGGGACTGAGAGGGAAAGGGAGGGAGGTTCTCACACCAAACAGTCAGGGATTGAGAGGGAGACTGGGAGAGGGAGGGTGTGGGCTGGCCCATGGGCTAACCCGGCCCTAATCCGGTTCAGCCCATGGGCTACAAGGGCCAGGCCAAAAAACCCACATGCATAAATGGGccaaaatttttaacccaatccgACCTATTTTTAGGGCCAAATGGGCTGACCTATGGGCCCTGACCCATTTTGACAACTCTAGCTGCCAGTAAGGAATAAGGtgaagaaggggaggagaaaaGGATGGGGAGAAAGATGAAGAAAGTAAAAATGGACGAGATGGAGGTCACCATAAAAGAGGGATAGTTTGTGGATGGCTTGCAGAAAAAGGATAAGGAGGAGAAGTGCATAAAAAGgagaggagagaaggagaatgggtgAAGAAAGtggagaagaaaggggaagaagagAATGGGTGAAGGGGAGGAGAATGGAGAGCGAAagaagaggaaggggaggaggaaaAATGAATAAGAAAGAAGAGgacgaaaaagaagaagaggaaggaagaggagaaagagggaCATCGGCCataaagaagagatcaatcagagagaaaagagagaagaaaggagatggatatttttataatttaaaaaaaaaaattattaatagagatAGACGACTAGACCATATTAAAACATATCGATAACTAGAATGAtcaatttgatactttttaaaatacAAAAGATGAAAGTGAAATTGAGCTAACGTTGAAGAgatatttctataatttatcctaattttttatgatatcctgaTAATTATCCATAGAATgcaacaggatgttataataatataatattattatgacatcctattattATCTATGACATCTTGACTGATAATAAaataaaaggaggaaaaaaatattttgaacaaaaaaatttgagaaaaaaaaactgAGCTACATCAAATATCCATCCCCTTATTAATTGCGCTACATAATTCAATCTGATgaagtgatatattttttctctactagggtagtgtacaaagaatttttctaaatctatattCAATAATACCCAAAAGCCTGTGAAATGGATGAGCCCGAATcccataggaagaaaaaaaatcttattttttctaattatattGGCTTAACCCATAAATCCCTATGGTAAACTAATGAAAAATCTCTAATTctaatttcaaattaaaaatagCTCCCAATTGAGTTTTATGTAAAAACAATtaagtttcaaattttaaaaataaattaaaaacaaCTCTCCAtttcaaatataaattaaaaacaaCTCTCCATTTTGGCATGAAATAATCAGTTATCCCTGCAGTTATAAAACAACATTAAAACAATACTGTGATGTTATAAAACattactatcttattgtaatgtaATACTGTCTTATTGTAAAAGAAATTGTCTTATtataatactatactaatataataagaCAGTATTACATTACAATAAGGcggtattacattatattattgcAGTATTACAATAAGAcagtattcttttacaataagacagtattaattataataaaatatattattttacaataccaaaatattattttataataatatagtattatattatattagtaacaGACTCTAAATGACTTTAATATAATCCTCTTTGATGGGTTCACCATTCATTAGACATGTAAATGCATGCTATTATGGTTGAAAGCTGAAAGCACAAAAATTGCTCACCAGGCCaattgagacaccattatgcaaatattcatcacaaaaaaaatGGCTTCACATTTTTACACAAAAATATGCTGGGGCCACAGTAGTATTTAAGTTCTTGTTGTCTGTTACTGGTAAATTTTAACCAGCATATCAAAGAAAAACTTACTTGGGTTGTCTTTGAGTAACATATGTTGCTACTTCATGTAGAAACCACAATAAGCCACTTTAAACTTCTTTGTATTGCAACTACCACTAGAAGTTCACCGTTTGCTCTCATGATTCAAGAATGAGGAACCTTTCCAGGAAACAGCAGCCAGGGGAACTGTCAGTTTGTCAAACTTGACAAACTTAGTCATGGAGTTGATGGGCAAGCTGGTATGGTTGTCTTCCTTTTCCTACCAAGAATGGATGCCTTCTCTAATCTTGATCCACCTAGCCGCCATTTCTTGAATGCTAACATTGAAGACCGAGCAGCTTCAAACACTTCCAGCAggcaaaaagaataaaaataaaaataaaaacattaACGTCACATCAATGATTCAGAAATAAACTCAGACAGTTGTTCAAAGAACAGAAGCTCACATTGGGATTCTTCCTTTGTAAGACGGGTCGAGAATTTGGGAACCGTTACAACAGAAGCACTATGTGACTTGCTCAATATCTCCTTGTATCTACCAGTGAATGCATAATGAAGGAAGGATCCGATACTTTTGTCACTAACCCTGTCCACGGCAAAGCCTGAGCGATTATAGACTTTCATGCAATTGAGAAGACTGAttctttccatttattttaattaaaaatcattcttgtcaATCCACACGGACAGCTTGATTATAGGGAATAGAAATTCCTTAAAGAAAATTGCTAGTTTCAGCTAGTCATCATTTACAGGGTAAAGATTTTGGCAAACTTTTAGCATTTTCATATCAATAGTTAGACCAGCATATAAACCCATTTTTGAATTGAAACTGAGATACCGATACAATTCTTCCCTTCTGAATCAGATAAATATAGGACTAGTATCTGCAAACTGGATCACTTGACATCATAGTAGAAGCAGACAGACAATAATAGCTGAAAATGCGTTGGTTAAAATCAGATCTGGCAAATCCATATCAGGTCTCATTCAGATATAAAAACTATAACCAACATGGGGTTAAAAGATGCAAAATTTGTCAGATACAGATATTGATATagattctaaatttttctaccttcAGATTTGAATATCTGGATATCCCTTTTTTCAAGATCTTTAGATTCAGATATCCAGATAATTAAcatattcatgaaaaaaaaacACTTTTTAATTGGTAGTGTGCATAGGGATTTCTCTAACATTGACATTGATAAGCGTGCATTCATGACAACCACCAACAGGGCTTTTAATTATCTGATTTCTCCAAACAAGGTTCTTGTTGTTCTCCTTCTCTGAGAAGAGATATATGTCtagattttatgatctaattcatGCTTTCACATAATTACCTGCTCAAGTTTTTGTCAAATAGTTCAAATACAACTCCTTTGTTTCTGTATCCTAAAGGATATTCAACATTACATCCATATCTGTCTAGAACAAACATAGACATGATTAATATCCAATTCATACCAGTTtaaagtaaatataaaaaaattgtaGTATCCCTTTAATTCCCATATCTGTGCTAATGTCCActgaataaatatggatatagatatggattTGCCAACATCTGATCCATATTCAATTCATTGTCAACCCTGTTACATAGGCAAGGAATCTGTCTGACTCTTATCTTTTTGTTTCTGTAAAATGTCCCATGTACTTGGAGTGGGCTTTATAAATCTTCTCACACTAACCATATCATTCAGCAATTGAGCTTTATATTACAGGTTTCCTTTGCATCAATTCTTATCAAACCCTTCGATGCTAGCACGAGTCAAAAGCATCTACTAAACATCAATCTAATTCTTTTTTATCTGTCAACTGTCGCATGTTGCTGCTATTCTATTAGTATTACATATAACTATGATAGTTATATATCAAACTAACAAGCTGCAAAGCAATTTGTCAGATGAATATGgaagaatataaaattataaaaatgagCTTGGTGCGGcatgatattaaattagattttgcaTAGATGCATTAAAGAAGGTACCTGTTCTGGATATAAAGATATAAGCTAAAGCATTATTGATGAAGTAAAAATGTAAAaacaataatatttattaaataaattcaaCTATCTTCCCACTAGTTGCATCTTTATCCCTTCTCCCCTGAACATGATTAAAGCTCCAAGCATGACAACTTTTGCATAACAAGGGTTCTTACATAGGTTACTGTAATAACCTGTCTGACCACTTAAGGTTAGAGAACTTACAGTGGGACAATCTTGCATCCCAATTCATAAAAGTAGGGGCAACGAATCCTCAAATCCACACATGCCGCATCAGCCTGGATTTCCTTCCTGGTTCTGTGACATCAAAGTAAACAATTTGCAAATATAAGATCTCTAAAGCACTCATGATCGGGCCTTCACTACAGTTCGAGGTGGTTTGGGGGTTGGTGCAGGGGTGGCACCAAAAAAGTTATAATTATTTCAACAATGCAAAAAATCTAGCATAACGAAATTTGCTGATTTGCTAAGTTTGGTTCTTATGGTATCATGGAGGAAATCCAAATGGCTGATGATGTGGAAGTGGAATCCTAAAGGACATCCATAGACAAGATGCCACAATCTTTTTAGTAAAGAGAGATGTGGAATCCTGAAATTTTAGTATTATGGAATCAACAGCTTCCCTtttgcccccaacttcacttcTCCTACTTCCTCTTGGCTGAATCTAGGTCTCTGCCATGCTGTGACATGTATGCAGAATATCATACAGAAAGGATTTTTAAGCAGTAAGCAAAAAATTGAACCTACTTCTGGCTAAAACAGGCAGGAACACTGATTGATACTGCTTGCCTCAAGTACAACTCATGAGCAAGCCAAAAGGGCAGGTCTACTTTTGCACCATTTTCAACCTATATaggatcaaagaagaacattagaACATAAACATCAAGTGTCACCTGCTTATGGTTGCCAGAGAACTTACATTGTTTGTTTCTGAACCAGGATCTAGCAGGCCAACACCATGTGCTCCAACTTGAAAAACAACCGAAATGGGCTGCAAGCACAACATTCATCAAGACAAAATTTGTGAAGATTATGCATCATCTCAAGGACAAGAAATGAAAATAAGTAGTCCTAACCTCTTCCTCCATAATGATGTCATCAATATCATAATATCCAGGCATTTTCTCCAGCTGAGATCAGAGACTGCAATTGCCCTTTTTCTACCAGCAAAGATAACAGGTTCACACCTTAAAACTGTTAAAAATGCTAATTGTCGCTATTACAACAGCCATAAAAATTGCAGATGGAATCTGTAAAGCTTCAGACTTATACAGGTTAAGTAAGAATGACGGGACGTTGAGGTATTAAGTTAAAGCCATTGCAAATCACGTTCCAGGAAAAAGCTGACTACAGTTAAGAGTCCATGTCTCCATTTTTGCTCTTTAATAACTGAAGTAAATTGCAGTATGATTTTCCGTACAACATATGATACAATTAACTACAATCAGGATAGCACGAGTCTCAATTTTACAAGGCTGCAAACAGTGCGAAATCTACCAATCTCCATACAGCTGCAGTTAGGTTGTCCTAAATAGGTTTCTACTTTACAGGTACATATGTGTGATGTTTGGACATAATCTTGTTACTTTGCAATGTTTGTGTGGTTGTGGTTACACTGTCATGATATAAATTGGTTTTTGCTTTACAGGTTGCACAGATGCGATGTTTGAGCAAGTAATGTTGtttgtgtcataattttttcccaATTTTTCTCGTATATTCTTGTAGTTTGCTTACATTTGCATTTCAAGGTGAAAATTAGGGTTCAAAACCATATAAAATTGGGAATAGATACAAAGAAGTGGCAGCACAGAAGAAAGCACTCTATTCAAGGGGCAAGGACTTTGCGCTGTGGCAACATGGAGTGCTAGATTTTTGGTACAGCATGGTTGGAACACTGCAGTGTGGCATATGATTAAGATGCACATGAAACTATGAATATCAATAACTAACAAAGGTGGAAACTGCATGCTTCAAGAACAATTTAATTGTTTCCATAAATGAGGCATTGTATGAGTGATCGCCAGGATCTACTCTTAAGTTGCAGGGGAATCTCAATAGTTTGTACATGAAAAGTTTCTTGACCAACAGACTGTTTCTTGACTCGAAGTTTAAAATGTCATGGATGATGACAGAAATAGTCTTCCTAAAAGTTCGTTCATGTGACATAAGATGTCACTTATGGTTTCATCTTACATGAATTGACACCACATGCAGCTGGGTTCCGATATTGCTCGTCATAATTTACTATTTGGATACCTGATTGGCATGTAAAAGCAAAGAGCTTAGGCTTTGTGTGGTGAACTCCAAAACTATCCAAAACTCTTTAATTATGTTGAGGCATCCAAAAAGTAAATAACCAAAATACAATAACCAAACcatttgattaattttaaatttgcacCAGACAATCTAGAATAGCAACCTAACAAGCAATAAACCTCATGAAATACATGGGATAGCCAGACTTCCCATGAGGGCTCGACCTACTGAAA
The DNA window shown above is from Elaeis guineensis isolate ETL-2024a chromosome 8, EG11, whole genome shotgun sequence and carries:
- the LOC105032404 gene encoding DNA replication complex GINS protein PSF3 — its product is MPGYYDIDDIIMEEEPISVVFQVGAHGVGLLDPGSETNNVENGAKVDLPFWLAHELYLRQAVSISVPACFSQKTRKEIQADAACVDLRIRCPYFYELGCKIVPLVSDKSIGSFLHYAFTGRYKEILSKSHSASVVTVPKFSTRLTKEESQLFEAARSSMLAFKKWRLGGSRLEKASILGRKRKTTIPACPSTP
- the LOC140851259 gene encoding uncharacterized protein; the encoded protein is MTPLQRISYFLLLSPHHRRELEEAMDPDGWAKVERCPVIAEKLLTVRDFVGSKRFAERAMEADPLIDDILIVTNVLLASQCRVNNYVDWYAILQLSASPDPSAIKLAYRCLTRNPLPRCGCRLPLRFRCPLRPLQEVPLRCQDPHRCLRRRRRPHGCRLLDSMHILLPSPPVRPRLELLRPLPHLSPSFQHRRYCRSASYCP